The Betta splendens chromosome 4, fBetSpl5.4, whole genome shotgun sequence genome contains a region encoding:
- the tnikb gene encoding TRAF2 and NCK interacting kinase b isoform X10 codes for MVVEEASILSPVSTHRTMASDSPARSLDEIDLSALRDPAGIFELVELVGNGTYGQVYKGRHVKTGQLAAIKVMDVTGDEEEEIKAEINMLKKYSHHRNIATYYGAFIKKNPPGMDDQLWLVMEFCGAGSVTDLIKNTKGNSLKEEWIAYICREILRGLTHLHQHKVIHRDIKGQNVLLTENAEVKLVDFGVSAQLDRTVGRRNTFIGTPYWMAPEVIACDENPDATYDFKSDLWSLGITAIEMAEGAPPLCDMHPMRALFLIPRNPAPRLKSKKWSKKFQSFIESCLVKSHSQRPSTEQLLKHPFIRDLPNERQVRIQLKDHIDRTKKRRGERDETEYEYSGSEEEDEERDVGEPSSIINIPGESTLRRDFLRLQLANKERSELIRRQQLEQQQNEEHKRQLLAERQKRIEEQKEQRRRLEEQQRRERELRKQQEREQRRRYEEMEQLRREEERRHAEREQEYKRKQIEEQRQAERLQRQLQQERAYLVSLQQQQQEPPRPPQDKKQLYHYKDQAPSSNDKPAWAKEVEEHYKMSTQTSPPLQHKVSNRISDPSLPPRSESFSSGGIQQARTPPMHRSMEPQMAHLMQVKSHGLSGSQSLYDPHGVSSSSASPSPSRPPMPRQNSDPTSDTPPPLPLSRLAPPLDKLDRSSWLRQDDDMPPKVPQRTTSISPALARRNSPGNGPGLGPRAGAHLIRASNPDLRRTDVSMETPLKRTSSGSSSSSSTPSSQGGSNERGTPAAKTEGSTLSSHETKEDGREAARPSRPAVSGAVQQLAPTRPRSVSELTTLLSFPLPPYSHPLSIFPQSYKKAVDEDLTALAKELRELRQGEETSRPPVKVTDYSSSSEESHSSEDEEGANDGTVAVSDIPRIMPPASQGNSEPFNVTGSQNDAHTDSYGNSSQDNTLMMREASFTPFVDPRVYGTSPTDDDDKTSAAALFADELLKQEQEQARLNEARKISVVNVNPTNIRPHSDTPEIRKYKKRFNSEILCAALWGVNLLVGTENGLMLLDRSGQGKVYNLINRRRFQQMDVLEGLNVLVTISGKKNKLRVYYLSWLRNRILHNDPEVEKKQGWITVGELEGCVHYKVVKYERIKFLVIALKNSVEIYAWAPKPYHKFMAFKSFTDLQHRPLLVDLTVEEGQRLKVIYGSSAGFHVIDVDSGNPYDIYIPSHIQGQVTPHAIVVLPKTDGMEMLLCYEDEGVYVNTYGRITKDVVLQWGEMPTSVAYIHSNQIMGWGEKAIEIRSVETGHLDGVFMHKRAQRLKFLSERNDKVFFASVRSGGSSQVFFMTLNRSSMMNW; via the exons GACCCAGCTGGAATCTTTGAGCTGGTTGAACTGGTTGGAAACGGCACCTATGGGCAGGTCTACAAG GGTCGCCATGTCAAAACAGGCCAACTTGCAGCCATCAAGGTCATGGACGTCACAGGA gatgaggaggaggagattaaAGCGGAGATCAACATGCTGAAGAAGTACAGCCACCACAGGAACATTGCGACCTACTACGGAGCCTTTATAAAGAAGAACCCTCCTGGGATGGACGACCAGCTGTGG cTGGTGATGGAGTTCTGTGGGGCCGGCTCTGTAACGGACCTGATCAAAAACACCAAAGGGAACTCGCTGAAGGAGGAGTGGATCGCTTACATCTGCAGGGAGATCCTCAGG GGTCTGACCCATCTCCACCAGCACAAAGTCATCCACAGAGACATCAAAGGACAGAACGTCCTGCTGACAGAGAACGCAGAGGTCAAGTtag TGGACTTCGGTGTGAGCGCTCAGTTGGACCGGACCGTGGGTCGGAGGAACACGTTCATTGGGACCCCGTACTGGATGGCGCCGGAGGTCATTGCCTGCGACGAGAACCCCGACGCCACTTACGACTTCAAG AGTGATCTGTGGTCGCTCGGCATCACGGCCATAGAGATGGCAGAGGGAGCACCGC CTCTTTGTGACATGCATCCAATGAGAGCGCTCTTCCTCATCCCCAGAAATCCTGCCCCCAGACTCAAGTCTAAGAAGTG GTCCAAGAAGTTCCAGTCCTTCATCGAGAGCTGTCTGGTGAAGAGCCACAGCCAGAGGCCCAGCACGGAGCAGCTGCTCAAACACCCCTTCATCCGGGACCTTCCCAACGAGCGGCAGGTCCGCATCCAGCTGAAGGACCACATCGACCGCAccaagaagaggaggggggagaggg aCGAGACCGAGTACGAGTACagcggcagcgaggaggaggacgaggagcgggACGTGGGGGAGCCCAG ctccatcatcaACATTCCCGGGGAGTCCACCCTGAGGCGCGACTTCCTGCGCCTCCAGCTGGCCAACAAGGAGCGCTCGGAGCTGATCCGGcgtcagcagctggagcagcagcagaacgaggagCACAAGCGCCAGCTCCTGGCTGAGCGGCAGAAACGGAtcgaggagcagaaggagcagcggcggcggctggaggAG CAACAGCGTCGGGAGCGCGAgctgaggaagcagcaggagcgcgagcagaggaggaggtacgaagagatggagcagctccgccgcgaggaggagaggaggcacgCCGAGAGAGAGCAG GAGTACAAGAGGAAGCAGATCGAGGAGCAGCGTCAGGCCgagcggctgcagaggcagctgcagcaggagagagcgTACCTGGtgtcgctgcagcagcagcagcaggaacccCCGCGGCCGCCGCAGGACAAGAAGCAGCTGTACCACTACAAGGACCAGGCCCCCAGCAGCAACGACAAGCCGGCCTGGGCCAAGGAG gtggaGGAGCATTATAAGATGAGCACACAGACTTCTCCTCCATTGCAGCATAAAGTCTCCAACCGGATCTCAGACCCGTCACTGCCGCCCCGCTCCGAGTCCTTCAGCAGCGGAGGCATCCAACAGGCCCGGACCCCGCCCATGCACCGCTCCATGGAGCCACAG ATGGCCCACCTGATGCAGGTGAAGAGCCACGGCCTGTCGGGCTCTCAGTCTCTCTACGACCCCCACGGggtgtcctcctcctcggcaTCACCTTCACCCTCCCGGCCTCCCATGCCCCGGCAGAACTCCGACCCCACCTCTGacacccctcctcccctgcCCCTGTCCCGCCTGGCGCCTCCCCTCGACAAGCTGGACCGCAGCTCCTGGCTGCGGCAGGACGACGACATGCCGCCCAAG GTCCCTCAGAGGACGACCTCCATCTCTCCTGCGTTGGCTCGAAGGAATTCTCCAGGGAACGGACCTGGACTCGGACCTCGGGCTGGAGCTCATCTCATCCGGgccag CAACCCTGACCTGCGGAGGACCGACGTTTCCATGGAGACGCCCCTGAAGAGGACGAGCAgcggcagctcctccagctccagcacaccCAGCTCCCAGGGAGGCTCCAACGAGCGAG GTACCCCGGCCGCTAAGACTGAAGGCTCCACTCTTTCTTCCCACGAGACCAAAGAGGACGGGCGCGAGGCGGCGCGGCCCAGCAGGCCGGCGGTGAGtggagcagtgcagcagctcGCACCAACACGTCCGCGCTCTGTGTCTGAACTAACCACGCTGCTTTCATTCCCGCTGCCTCCCTACTCTCatcctctctccatctttcctcAGAGCTATAAGAAAGCTGTAGACGAG GACCTGACGGCTTTGGCCAAAGAGCTGAGGGAGCTGCGACAGGGGGAGGAAACCAGCCGCCCGCCCGTCAAAGTGACTGACTACTCTTCATCCAGCGAGGAGTCTCACAGCAGCGAGGATGAGGAAGGCGCTAACGACGGAACGGTAGCAGTCAGCGATATTCCACGCATCAT GCCGCCAGCGAGTCAGGGAAACAGCGAGCCCTTTAATGTGACAGGAAGTCAGAACGACGCGCACACAGACTCGTATGGAAACAGCTCCCAGGACAACACCCTGATGATGCGTGAG GCCTCCTTCACTCCGTTCGTGGATCCCAGGGTTTATGGGACGTCTCCGACGGACGATGACGACAAAACCTCTGCCGCAG CGCTGTTTGCTGACGagctgctgaagcaggagcaggagcaggccaGGCTCAATGAGGCCAGGAAGATCTCCGTGGTCAACGTCAACCCCACCAACATCAGGCCGCACAGCGACACGCCGGAGATCCGCAAGTACAAGAAGCGCTTCAACTCTGAGATCCTGTGTGCAGCTCTCTGGG gagTGAACCTGCTGGTGGGGACAGAGAACGGCCTGATGCTGCTGGATCGCAGCGGTCAGGGCAAAGTCTACAACCTGATCAACCGGCGCCGCTTCCAGCAGATGGATGTTCTGGAGGGACTCAACGTCCTGGTCACCATCTCAG GGAAGAAGAACAAACTGCGTGTCTATTACCTGTCCTGGCTCAGGAACAGGATACTGCACAACGACCCTGAAGTGGAAAAGAAGCAGGGCTGGATCACCGTCGGAGAGCTGGAGGGCTGTGTGCACTACAAAGTTG TGAAGTACGAGAGGATTAAATTCTTGGTCATTGCTCTGAAGAATTCAGTGGAGATCTACGCCTGGGCACCGAAACCTTACCACAAGTTCATGGCCTTTAAG TCGTTCACTGACCTGCAgcatcgccccctgctggtggacctgactgtggaggagggacagaggttaaaggtcatttACGGCTCCAGTGCAGGTTTCCATGTCATTGATGTGGACTCAGGCAACCCTTATGACATCTACATCCCGTCACAT ATTCAGGGTCAGGTGACCCCACACGCCATCGTGGTGCTACCCAAGACGGACGGTATGGAGATGCTGCTGTGCTACGAGGACGAGGGCGTCTACGTCAACACCTATGGACGCATCACCAAAGACGTGGTGCTGCAGTGGGGCGAGATGCCCACCTCCGTCG
- the tnikb gene encoding TRAF2 and NCK interacting kinase b isoform X3 — protein sequence MVVEEASILSPVSTHRTMASDSPARSLDEIDLSALRDPAGIFELVELVGNGTYGQVYKGRHVKTGQLAAIKVMDVTGDEEEEIKAEINMLKKYSHHRNIATYYGAFIKKNPPGMDDQLWLVMEFCGAGSVTDLIKNTKGNSLKEEWIAYICREILRGLTHLHQHKVIHRDIKGQNVLLTENAEVKLVDFGVSAQLDRTVGRRNTFIGTPYWMAPEVIACDENPDATYDFKSDLWSLGITAIEMAEGAPPLCDMHPMRALFLIPRNPAPRLKSKKWSKKFQSFIESCLVKSHSQRPSTEQLLKHPFIRDLPNERQVRIQLKDHIDRTKKRRGERDETEYEYSGSEEEDEERDVGEPSSIINIPGESTLRRDFLRLQLANKERSELIRRQQLEQQQNEEHKRQLLAERQKRIEEQKEQRRRLEEQQRRERELRKQQEREQRRRYEEMEQLRREEERRHAEREQEYIRRQLEEEQRQLEILQQQLLQEQALLLEYKRKQIEEQRQAERLQRQLQQERAYLVSLQQQQQEPPRPPQDKKQLYHYKDQAPSSNDKPAWAKEVMRRAQSNSPRVPTKKYHSFTETRDTNLDTLLLLPGYKPRPRPPSYPANVSPVRDDPHMPRIRITCMPDPEPGPPLPLMRRQSPDSRVQDSESRGRSPGRWVEEHYKMSTQTSPPLQHKVSNRISDPSLPPRSESFSSGGIQQARTPPMHRSMEPQMAHLMQVKSHGLSGSQSLYDPHGVSSSSASPSPSRPPMPRQNSDPTSDTPPPLPLSRLAPPLDKLDRSSWLRQDDDMPPKVPQRTTSISPALARRNSPGNGPGLGPRAGAHLIRASNPDLRRTDVSMETPLKRTSSGSSSSSSTPSSQGGSNERGTPAAKTEGSTLSSHETKEDGREAARPSRPASYKKAVDEDLTALAKELRELRQGEETSRPPVKVTDYSSSSEESHSSEDEEGANDGTVAVSDIPRIMPPASQGNSEPFNVTGSQNDAHTDSYGNSSQDNTLMMREASFTPFVDPRVYGTSPTDDDDKTSAAALFADELLKQEQEQARLNEARKISVVNVNPTNIRPHSDTPEIRKYKKRFNSEILCAALWGVNLLVGTENGLMLLDRSGQGKVYNLINRRRFQQMDVLEGLNVLVTISGKKNKLRVYYLSWLRNRILHNDPEVEKKQGWITVGELEGCVHYKVVKYERIKFLVIALKNSVEIYAWAPKPYHKFMAFKSFTDLQHRPLLVDLTVEEGQRLKVIYGSSAGFHVIDVDSGNPYDIYIPSHIQGQVTPHAIVVLPKTDGMEMLLCYEDEGVYVNTYGRITKDVVLQWGEMPTSVAYIHSNQIMGWGEKAIEIRSVETGHLDGVFMHKRAQRLKFLSERNDKVFFASVRSGGSSQVFFMTLNRSSMMNW from the exons GACCCAGCTGGAATCTTTGAGCTGGTTGAACTGGTTGGAAACGGCACCTATGGGCAGGTCTACAAG GGTCGCCATGTCAAAACAGGCCAACTTGCAGCCATCAAGGTCATGGACGTCACAGGA gatgaggaggaggagattaaAGCGGAGATCAACATGCTGAAGAAGTACAGCCACCACAGGAACATTGCGACCTACTACGGAGCCTTTATAAAGAAGAACCCTCCTGGGATGGACGACCAGCTGTGG cTGGTGATGGAGTTCTGTGGGGCCGGCTCTGTAACGGACCTGATCAAAAACACCAAAGGGAACTCGCTGAAGGAGGAGTGGATCGCTTACATCTGCAGGGAGATCCTCAGG GGTCTGACCCATCTCCACCAGCACAAAGTCATCCACAGAGACATCAAAGGACAGAACGTCCTGCTGACAGAGAACGCAGAGGTCAAGTtag TGGACTTCGGTGTGAGCGCTCAGTTGGACCGGACCGTGGGTCGGAGGAACACGTTCATTGGGACCCCGTACTGGATGGCGCCGGAGGTCATTGCCTGCGACGAGAACCCCGACGCCACTTACGACTTCAAG AGTGATCTGTGGTCGCTCGGCATCACGGCCATAGAGATGGCAGAGGGAGCACCGC CTCTTTGTGACATGCATCCAATGAGAGCGCTCTTCCTCATCCCCAGAAATCCTGCCCCCAGACTCAAGTCTAAGAAGTG GTCCAAGAAGTTCCAGTCCTTCATCGAGAGCTGTCTGGTGAAGAGCCACAGCCAGAGGCCCAGCACGGAGCAGCTGCTCAAACACCCCTTCATCCGGGACCTTCCCAACGAGCGGCAGGTCCGCATCCAGCTGAAGGACCACATCGACCGCAccaagaagaggaggggggagaggg aCGAGACCGAGTACGAGTACagcggcagcgaggaggaggacgaggagcgggACGTGGGGGAGCCCAG ctccatcatcaACATTCCCGGGGAGTCCACCCTGAGGCGCGACTTCCTGCGCCTCCAGCTGGCCAACAAGGAGCGCTCGGAGCTGATCCGGcgtcagcagctggagcagcagcagaacgaggagCACAAGCGCCAGCTCCTGGCTGAGCGGCAGAAACGGAtcgaggagcagaaggagcagcggcggcggctggaggAG CAACAGCGTCGGGAGCGCGAgctgaggaagcagcaggagcgcgagcagaggaggaggtacgaagagatggagcagctccgccgcgaggaggagaggaggcacgCCGAGAGAGAGCAG GAGTATATCCGTagacagctggaggaggagcagaggcagctggagatcctgcagcagcagctcctgcaggagcaggcCCTTCTGCTG GAGTACAAGAGGAAGCAGATCGAGGAGCAGCGTCAGGCCgagcggctgcagaggcagctgcagcaggagagagcgTACCTGGtgtcgctgcagcagcagcagcaggaacccCCGCGGCCGCCGCAGGACAAGAAGCAGCTGTACCACTACAAGGACCAGGCCCCCAGCAGCAACGACAAGCCGGCCTGGGCCAAGGAG GTGATGCGTCGAGCTCAGAGCAACTCGCCCCGTGTCCCTACTAAGAAGTACCACTCCTTCACGGAGACGCGGGACACCAACCTcgacacgctgctgctgctgcccggctacaagccccgcccccgccccccctcctaCCCCGCCAACGTCAGTCCTGTTCGCGACGACCCTCACATGCCCCGTATTCGCATCACCTGCATGCCGGACCCTGAACCCGGACCCCCCCTGCCGCTGATGCGTCGGCAGAGCCCCGACTCCAGGGTCCAGGACTCCGAGTCCAGGGGCCGGAGCCCCGGCCGCTGG gtggaGGAGCATTATAAGATGAGCACACAGACTTCTCCTCCATTGCAGCATAAAGTCTCCAACCGGATCTCAGACCCGTCACTGCCGCCCCGCTCCGAGTCCTTCAGCAGCGGAGGCATCCAACAGGCCCGGACCCCGCCCATGCACCGCTCCATGGAGCCACAG ATGGCCCACCTGATGCAGGTGAAGAGCCACGGCCTGTCGGGCTCTCAGTCTCTCTACGACCCCCACGGggtgtcctcctcctcggcaTCACCTTCACCCTCCCGGCCTCCCATGCCCCGGCAGAACTCCGACCCCACCTCTGacacccctcctcccctgcCCCTGTCCCGCCTGGCGCCTCCCCTCGACAAGCTGGACCGCAGCTCCTGGCTGCGGCAGGACGACGACATGCCGCCCAAG GTCCCTCAGAGGACGACCTCCATCTCTCCTGCGTTGGCTCGAAGGAATTCTCCAGGGAACGGACCTGGACTCGGACCTCGGGCTGGAGCTCATCTCATCCGGgccag CAACCCTGACCTGCGGAGGACCGACGTTTCCATGGAGACGCCCCTGAAGAGGACGAGCAgcggcagctcctccagctccagcacaccCAGCTCCCAGGGAGGCTCCAACGAGCGAG GTACCCCGGCCGCTAAGACTGAAGGCTCCACTCTTTCTTCCCACGAGACCAAAGAGGACGGGCGCGAGGCGGCGCGGCCCAGCAGGCCGGCG AGCTATAAGAAAGCTGTAGACGAG GACCTGACGGCTTTGGCCAAAGAGCTGAGGGAGCTGCGACAGGGGGAGGAAACCAGCCGCCCGCCCGTCAAAGTGACTGACTACTCTTCATCCAGCGAGGAGTCTCACAGCAGCGAGGATGAGGAAGGCGCTAACGACGGAACGGTAGCAGTCAGCGATATTCCACGCATCAT GCCGCCAGCGAGTCAGGGAAACAGCGAGCCCTTTAATGTGACAGGAAGTCAGAACGACGCGCACACAGACTCGTATGGAAACAGCTCCCAGGACAACACCCTGATGATGCGTGAG GCCTCCTTCACTCCGTTCGTGGATCCCAGGGTTTATGGGACGTCTCCGACGGACGATGACGACAAAACCTCTGCCGCAG CGCTGTTTGCTGACGagctgctgaagcaggagcaggagcaggccaGGCTCAATGAGGCCAGGAAGATCTCCGTGGTCAACGTCAACCCCACCAACATCAGGCCGCACAGCGACACGCCGGAGATCCGCAAGTACAAGAAGCGCTTCAACTCTGAGATCCTGTGTGCAGCTCTCTGGG gagTGAACCTGCTGGTGGGGACAGAGAACGGCCTGATGCTGCTGGATCGCAGCGGTCAGGGCAAAGTCTACAACCTGATCAACCGGCGCCGCTTCCAGCAGATGGATGTTCTGGAGGGACTCAACGTCCTGGTCACCATCTCAG GGAAGAAGAACAAACTGCGTGTCTATTACCTGTCCTGGCTCAGGAACAGGATACTGCACAACGACCCTGAAGTGGAAAAGAAGCAGGGCTGGATCACCGTCGGAGAGCTGGAGGGCTGTGTGCACTACAAAGTTG TGAAGTACGAGAGGATTAAATTCTTGGTCATTGCTCTGAAGAATTCAGTGGAGATCTACGCCTGGGCACCGAAACCTTACCACAAGTTCATGGCCTTTAAG TCGTTCACTGACCTGCAgcatcgccccctgctggtggacctgactgtggaggagggacagaggttaaaggtcatttACGGCTCCAGTGCAGGTTTCCATGTCATTGATGTGGACTCAGGCAACCCTTATGACATCTACATCCCGTCACAT ATTCAGGGTCAGGTGACCCCACACGCCATCGTGGTGCTACCCAAGACGGACGGTATGGAGATGCTGCTGTGCTACGAGGACGAGGGCGTCTACGTCAACACCTATGGACGCATCACCAAAGACGTGGTGCTGCAGTGGGGCGAGATGCCCACCTCCGTCG